The Pseudoalteromonas rubra region CGTTCAGGAAGGTGAGCGAGTTACTCAGGGGCAGCCATTGCTCAAGCTCAGTAACACGGACCTGCAACTCAGGGTGTTGGCTCGCGAAGCAGAAGTATCCGAGCAGATTAACGACATGCACAACACGCGCCTGGCTGTTGAGCAAAACCAACTTGCGTTAGCACGAGACATCATTGAACTCGATTTTGCCGTTCTTAAATTGGAAAAAGAGTTGGCGCGCCAACAAAAGCTATATGAACAAGCCTTAGTGCCACGACGCACAGTGGAAACACTCAGGGATGAACTTAACTATCAAGTGACATACCGTGAAACAGTAAAACAAAGTCAGCAAAAAGAAGCATTATTGCAACAACAACAGCTCACCCAGCTTTCCCAAAGTATTGCGACCTTGCAATCTAACCTTAAGATATCGCAATCCAGCCTCAACAAACTCACTATCCGTGCCCCACGCGATGGTCAGCTGACATTTATGAACGCCCGGATTGGTGAATCCATAACACCCGGTGAACGACTTGGTCAGGTCGACCTGATCGACAAATTCAAAATCAGTGCGCACATCGACGAATTTTATATAGACCAAATCTCGATGACACACGTTGCAATGATGAAAGTTGGACAAGCAACCGTCCCGTTGACTGTAGCCAAAATTTTCCCGGGTATCGAAAACGGTCGATTTAAAGTTGATTTTCATGTCCAAAACCACACTGAACTGCCCGCATTAAGACTCGGACAAAGCCTGTCACTGGAGCTAAACCTAAGTTCTGAGAACACTCTACTAGTCGTCGATAATGGAGCGTTTATTCAGTCTACCGCAGGAACCTGGGCATTTGTTGTAAGTCCAGGTGGACACAGTGCGTCCAGACGCCAAATCACACTTGGCCGTCGTAACCCTGCACAAGTGGAAGTCATTTCAGGCCTTAATCCCAACGAGCGACTGATCACCTCTTCATATAACCGCTTTGCTGACGCAGAGCACCTTACTCTCATCCCTTAAGGTAAAACAATCATGATCATATTGAATAATGTCAGCCGCTCATTTATTGCGGAACATATCGAGACCGTCGCGCTGGATAAGCTCTCCCTATCGGTCAGCCAAGGTGAATTCATCACGATTTTAGGACCATCAGGTTGCGGTAAGTCATCTTTGCTCAATATTCTGGGCATGCTGGATGACATTGATGAAGGCAGCTTTGTGTTCAAAGGTACTGAGTTAGCTTCTGCATCTTCATCAACAAAGGCACAATTGAGGAAAAAACACATTGGGTTTATTTTTCAGAGTTTCAACCTGATAGACGAACTCACTGTAGAGCAAAATATCGCACTGCCACTACATTATCAGCAACTCAATAAAGCACAACGAGCCGCCCGAGTTGAAGAGGTACTTCACCGCTTGGATATCGCTCATCGCCGTACTCACTTGCCAGCTAAGCTCTCAGGAGGCCAGCAACAACGAGTTGCGATTGCACGCGCAATAGTCACTCAGCCAGATTTGATTTTGGCCGATGAACCAACGGGCAATCTCGATTCCAAAAACTCAACACAAGTCATGAAAATACTTCACCAACTCAACATGATGGGAACAACCATTATTATGGTGACGCATGCTCAGGAGCAAGTTCAGTACGGCACTCGGGTTGTTCGACTTATGGATGGCAAAATACAGCAAGACAGCCCGGTTTCTGCTCAACGCACATTGAGCAAACAGGAGGCATTAAGTGATTAGTCTTTTATTTACCATGACATGGCGTAATATGCTACGTAGCAAACGCACGACGGTCATCCAACTACTCAGCTTAATCATCGGCCTGACCTGTTTTATGTTGATCCAACTGTATGTCGCTCATCAACATAGTTTTAATTCACACTTCAAAGATGCAGACAATATTTACCGGATTAATCTGCTTAGAGATGATAATCGACCTCAAACGCTAACTCCACTTCGGCTTGCAGAGGAACTTACCAGTAACTTCCCGGAGATCACAGACACAACTCGTATTTCGGTCAGTACGATATCCGTCAGAAATTCATCTGGTGTATTTGCTGAGCGTGCACTTTTCGTTGATGAGAACTTTTTCTCATTTTTTGACTACAGCCTGATTGAAGGAGATGTTCACACGGCACTCCAGGCACCAGATAAAGTGGTATTACATGAAGCACAAGCGCGGAAGTACTTTTCGCGCAGTACTCAGTTTATTGGTGAACAGCTTGACATTAACGGTAAATCCTATCAGGTAGCCGCGATAATAAAGTATTCAGCTGCCCCATCCACCATCCCACGCGAGATAATCTTACCTATCCAGAACTATTTTCAACAGCTGCCAAATGAGCGCTGGCGAACATTGTGGAACTTCAATGCGACCATCACATTTGCAAAAGTCACACAAGCAACAGCAATAAAGTCACTGACTGCAAGTATTAGTGACTATTATCAGCAACGCGTTGAAGGGTTATCATCTTATAAGCGTTACCGAGTCATGCTCGAGCCCTTGCTGGATGTCTACCTAAACGCTACTGCGACGCGCAGCCTGATCCCTCCGGGCAGTCGTGAGATGGTAGACACCTTTGTGCTGATATCTTTTA contains the following coding sequences:
- a CDS encoding efflux RND transporter periplasmic adaptor subunit, whose protein sequence is MDKPIQPKLLSRRRVVITSLVTAFIVVSATSIQVFSARFQTSGKTYNVSQNTLEFSTAHRTNFTHYLPLRGVVEPQDTVFIDAIDGGRVDALYVQEGERVTQGQPLLKLSNTDLQLRVLAREAEVSEQINDMHNTRLAVEQNQLALARDIIELDFAVLKLEKELARQQKLYEQALVPRRTVETLRDELNYQVTYRETVKQSQQKEALLQQQQLTQLSQSIATLQSNLKISQSSLNKLTIRAPRDGQLTFMNARIGESITPGERLGQVDLIDKFKISAHIDEFYIDQISMTHVAMMKVGQATVPLTVAKIFPGIENGRFKVDFHVQNHTELPALRLGQSLSLELNLSSENTLLVVDNGAFIQSTAGTWAFVVSPGGHSASRRQITLGRRNPAQVEVISGLNPNERLITSSYNRFADAEHLTLIP
- a CDS encoding ABC transporter ATP-binding protein; translation: MIILNNVSRSFIAEHIETVALDKLSLSVSQGEFITILGPSGCGKSSLLNILGMLDDIDEGSFVFKGTELASASSSTKAQLRKKHIGFIFQSFNLIDELTVEQNIALPLHYQQLNKAQRAARVEEVLHRLDIAHRRTHLPAKLSGGQQQRVAIARAIVTQPDLILADEPTGNLDSKNSTQVMKILHQLNMMGTTIIMVTHAQEQVQYGTRVVRLMDGKIQQDSPVSAQRTLSKQEALSD